GAGAAAAGATACTGGACGATTTTGGACTGCTGCCCAAGCTCCGCTGCGGCATCGGGGAGCTGTCGATGGGTGAGAAGAAGATCGTCACTTTGTTGGCGGCTCTGAAGACGGAGCGCAGGCTGTGTATTCTCGATGAACCGACGGTATTTCTGGACGATGAAAAGATTGAAAAACTAATGCGGCTCATAGGCAGAGAGAAGGCGGGAAAGCATATCCTGCTCATCTCTCATGACAGGCGCTGTATGGAAGCGGCTGACAGCAATTATGAGATCCGGGATGGAAAATTATATTCCTGTCGTCTTCAGGAAGACAGTGAGAAAGACGGGGGAGAACGCAAAGAGACCAAAGCTGGAGAGTCGGCAGCGCTTCCGGTCCTGCTGCACATTCCGGCTTTGACGATCCGGCATCCGAACGGTGTCCTGTGTTTTGATGCGTATCCGCTCACGCTCTATGAGGGAGAGATTGTGGGGATCTGCGGCGGCAACGGCAGCGGAAAAACGACATTGATGAATTATCTGCTGAAAAATATCAGACTGCTATACAAGAAAGGATATTCAAAGAGAAAACTGACCGGTATGGGAATGCTTCAGGATTTTCACAAGCAGTTTTTTGCCTGTTCGGCGGCAGGAGAGCTAAGCCTTGGCAGAAGTGTGACGGGGAACGAACTCTGTGAGGAGATGTTAAAAGACATGGGCCTGTGGCAATGCCGGGAGGAAAGTCCCCATTTCCTGTCGGATGGTCAGAAGCGAATGCTTCTTCTGGGGGCTCTGATGCTTGAGGAGGCCGACCTGCTTATTCTGGACGAACCGTTTGACAATCTCGACAGTGTGCGCACAGAGCAGGCGAAAACAATGATTAGAAAGTTTCACAGCCAGAGAGAGACAATCGTGATTCTCGATCAGAACATGGAGATTTATGAAGACCTGACGGACAGGATAATCCGCTTATAGATATTTGAGAGCTGGCAGCCGATAGGAGGAATATGGAGAAGAAGGAAAAAAAACTGCGGTATGGCGGTTGGTTTGAGCATAACGGCTATACCTTCCTGGCGGAGGGGCTGATCCACCATATATATGAGAAGGACGGCTATATTTATAAGATTGTCAAAGAGGACAGACCGCTGTTTCACAGAGCGGATCATTTCGAGAAAGAACAAAAGATTCTCACTATGCTGCGCACACAGGGATTTCCTGTGGCCGCAGTAGAGCGGATCTTCCGGCCGGGAGAGCTGATCGACGGTTTTCCGGTCCTTCAGGAGAGGAAGATCACCGATACGGTCTATGATGAATATCGGATTCCCAGGGGCTGTGTCGATGAAATCGTGTGTTTTCTGGCAGAGACGGCGAAGCTGCAGGCGCCAGGATTTGGCGTCCTCTATGAGGACAGGGACCGTAATGCGAAAGAATATGAATATGATGATTGGGATGTATTCATTGCGGTACAATTAAAGCTGGCCTGTGCGCTGGAGATAGACGAAAAGCAGGAGACGCTCGCATTTCTGCAGCAGCTTGTTTTGGAAAACAGGGATCAGTTTCGATATTACGAACCTGCAAGGTTTCTCATTATGGATCCGAATCCGCAGAACTTTTTCTTTGATGGAGAAGAGCTCACGAATGCCATCGATATTGACCATCCGCTTGGCGGAGATCCGCTCTGGCAGTGGGCCTGTGTCTGCTGGTATAAGCCGGCATGGAAAGAGAATATGGCGAGACTTGGCGTTGTCTCGGACAGTGATCGGCGGCTGCTATTGTATACAGCGCTGTTTGGCATGGCAAATGCGGACTTTGAAATCAAAAATCTTGGCGCGGTGGATCACTATACGATAGAGCGGATGGATGTTCTTCGGTCGGAAATCCGGAAGGCGGAGAGGGCTGGGACCGAACAGAAATAAAAAGGGCGGAAGCCGTCAGAAGGGTCTGGGAAAGAGCGGCAGAGACGAAGGGCAGGAAGGAGTACAGGAGTGGATAACGGTTTTCACAGAGAAACGTATAATCGGTGGCAGCAGGAAAAGCACAGCGGCCAGATCGTCCTGCGCGGACGTATCCTGAAAACATTTCGTGAGAAACGCAGACTTGTACTGATCATGCAGGCCGGGGAATATGGCAGCAGATTCCGTCTGTTATTGGAAGAGGAACAGCCGTCTTATGAGGACATGAGAAAGCTGCATCTAAGCGGAGCGCTGATGGCAGTCAGAGCATCTGTGCAGGATACGGGTGCGGATATGGTCACTGCCCGCATAGAAGAATCCATGATTGTATCTCTGCCGGAGCTGCCTGCCGGACAGCGCGCCTTGTCTCTGACCGGGGGCCGGGGGACTTTTGAGAAGGCCTTTTACCATCTGAAGCTGTGTAATGACGAGCGTACAATCTTGTATCTCAGACTGCGGGACAAAGTGTTCCGTGATCTGAGAGCCTTTTTAAACGAAGGGGATTTTTGTGAGTGCGTAATTCCGGCCTTACAGAAAAACTATTATGGCGGTGACGCTAATCCTTTTACGACTCATGTCAATTTTGCGCACAGAGATTATTATCTGAAGCCGAATTCCAACGTCGCCTTTTTGCTGCATTTGGCGGGCGGTATGGAAAAAATGTACGAGATCAGCGATTATTTCAGAAACGGCGGGGTGGACAGTCGGCATTCGGTTCCTTACTGCGCCCTGGAACTGTATGCGGCTTATTTTGATTATGAGGAGATCAGAGAGCTGGCCTGGCAGATATTCCGGCGGATTGCGCGGTCTGTCAGCGAATGGCATGTCCGCCGGCGAACGGAGACCGGGGAGCAGTCCGGAGAGATTACCCAAGAGAGTCCGGCGGTGGAGACGACATTTCACCGGCTGCTTTCGGAAAAATGCGGAGAAAATGCCGATCAGGCAGGGATACGTGCGCTGCGTCTGCGGCTGACTGGAGAGTCCTCAGATTCGGCCGCAGATAATACCGGCTGGGTCTATCGGTGGATGAAGAAAGAACTGTTTCGGGGGATCGAGGGTCCCTGTGCGGTCACAGATCTGCCGGCAGGCGTCTCACCTCTGATCAGAACGCAGCCCGATCGTCCGGAATTTTTAAAGAGAGGATATATTATCTGGGGAGGCAGCAATGTGATTGAGTTTTTTGAGGGCGAAAATGATTGTGGCACAGCGCTTGGGCGGCTGCAGGAGCAGGAGAGCGGGCAGTCAGGCGCAGACGTACGCAGGGATTACCGTGCGCTCGAACACGCCTTTGCGCTGGGCATTCCGCCTTATGCCTCGCTGACGGTCAGTCTGGATCGGATGATTGCGATCGGTATGGGGAATGTACCGGTTTCCACGTATCGGATGGATTTATGACTGCCCGTCCCTGTCCTTTCTGCGTTCACGTTTCCAGACGTTGCTCGGCTGGGCCTTATAAGTAGGACGGCGAAAGAGCAGAGTGGAGAGTGCCTGCCAGTTAAAAGGCCGCAGCGGCCAGAAGAAACTTTTGCCGGCAAAGGAGGGCGTTGTCACGACGGAGAGGGTGATGAGAACACAGCCGGCCAGAAATCCCCACAGGCCGAAGCAGCCTGTCAGAAAGAGCAGCAGCAGCCGATAGCAGCGGATTCCCTCTGCGAAGGCGGTGCTGGAGAGGGCGAGAGAGGCCAGCATGGTGGCGGCTGCATAGAACATTACTTCCAGAGACACCCAGTGCAGATCAATGGCCACGTCGCTGAGGATCAGACCGCCTACGATAGAGAGAGAGCCGGAGTAGGAACTTGGACTGTGGGCGGCGGAATACTGGAACAGATTCAGCGCCAGTTCTGCAAACAACGTATAGAGAAACAGTCTGCCGCTCGTCGTCTCTTCGACCGGAAGCAGTGATAACGTATCGGCAAGGTCCGGAAAATAGGAGCTTAGCAGTAAAAAGGACGGCAGCAGAAAGAGGCTGATGAAAATACATAAAAATCGCAACAGCCGGCTGTAACTGCCGACGACCGGACTTTTATAATAATCTTCCGGGCTTTGAGTAAACTGAAAGACCGTGCTCGGAAGAATGAGGGCGGCTGGAGAATTGTCCACCAGCAGGAGAATATTGCCTTCGGTCAGATAACTGCAGGCGACGTCAGGCCGCTGTGTCTGCTGGATGCTCGGCAGCGGATGGTACCATCTCTTGCGGACGAGCAGTTCTTCTAGGCTTTTGGAGCCCATTGTCAGGGAAGTCACCCGCATGTTGTCCAGTCTGTCCAGGACCTTTTGAAGCAGATCAGGGTCCACATACCCGTCGATATAGGCGACTGCGACATCGGTGCGGCTGTCGGTGCCTACCGGCCGGATGGCAAAAGTGAGACGGGGATTGCGGATACGGCGGCGGATCAGATTGGTGTTAAAGAGCATCGTCTCCACGAAACCGTCTCTGGCTCCGAGGGTGACTCGTTCCGCATCCGGCTCCGAGATGCCTCTTGCCGGATAGGTACGGGTGTCGAGAAGAATGGCGGCGGAAAACCCGTCCACGAAGAGCACGCAGGGGCCGCTGAGAACGGCGGAGACGATCGCGTGCCAGTCTTCGGCCAGTTCTGTCTGGGCATACCCAATCTTACTCGCCATATAGCGGGAGAGGTCCTGGATTGTATCATCTCTTGTGTAGGTCGGATTTTGCAGGTCGGAAAAGATTTCCTGCAGTACTTCGGTCTTGCACATGCCGTTGACTCCGAGAAACCAGGCTTTTGTATTACCGAGATACAGGTCACGGGTGATCAGGTCAAAACTTTTTCCAACCGGAAAGATCTGACAGGCCTGCCTGATGTTTACAGCGAGAGAATCCGATAATCTGGCATTTGATAAATGAGAATCTGCTAAATTGTAATTGGCTGGGTTCATAGTCGGTGCCTTTCTGAAAATAAATGATACATATTTTTTGCAGTTCGGGTCAGATTATGCAGGGAAAGATTTGCCCGCTTTTTTTGCAGCAGCAGAATTGTACATGTTGCACAATAAAATGCTGGAAGAATACAAAATAATAAATAATTTGCAAAAAAGCATTGACAGATTATGGCAGAATTAGTATAATGGTACTAACATAAAGAAAGCGCTTAATCAGGATGAGCGGGGCAGATTTTATAAGTTGATCGGTGGTGATTAATTTATAAAATTTATTTTTTTTGCAGGCTTTTGACAGTCAAATTTTATGGAGGGAAATCGAATGGGACTTTTAGGTGGAATATTCAAGAAAAAAGAGATGGAGATCGGCTCTCCCGCGGCCGGCAGATGCGTCAGTATCAAGTCAGTGCCGGACCCTACGTTCAGTGAAGAAATACTAGGAAAAGGTGTGGCGGTGGAGCCATCGGAAGGAAAGTTTTATGCGCCGGCTGACGGGACGGTCAGTACATTGTTCCCGACATTACATGCGGTTGGCATCACAACGGGCAACGGTGCGGAGATACTGATTCATGTGGGGCTGGATACGGTGAATCTGAAAGGGGAGCATTTTACCGCTCATGTAGAGACAGGAAAGCAGGTTTCCAAAGGAGATCTGCTGCTGGAAGCCGATCTGAAGGCCATTGCCGACGCCGGCTACAGTACAGTTACGCCGGTGCTGGT
The sequence above is a segment of the Lachnospiraceae bacterium JLR.KK008 genome. Coding sequences within it:
- a CDS encoding ATP-binding cassette domain-containing protein; the protein is MIRDVIYDSTERKALEKIELTAAAGELVCICGKNGAGKSTLLNCIARIIPHVIRASGQCSVTLDGEAVESADLEYVSESSCNSLFYFDVKAQLCHINDREREKILDDFGLLPKLRCGIGELSMGEKKIVTLLAALKTERRLCILDEPTVFLDDEKIEKLMRLIGREKAGKHILLISHDRRCMEAADSNYEIRDGKLYSCRLQEDSEKDGGERKETKAGESAALPVLLHIPALTIRHPNGVLCFDAYPLTLYEGEIVGICGGNGSGKTTLMNYLLKNIRLLYKKGYSKRKLTGMGMLQDFHKQFFACSAAGELSLGRSVTGNELCEEMLKDMGLWQCREESPHFLSDGQKRMLLLGALMLEEADLLILDEPFDNLDSVRTEQAKTMIRKFHSQRETIVILDQNMEIYEDLTDRIIRL
- a CDS encoding amino acid--tRNA ligase-related protein gives rise to the protein MDNGFHRETYNRWQQEKHSGQIVLRGRILKTFREKRRLVLIMQAGEYGSRFRLLLEEEQPSYEDMRKLHLSGALMAVRASVQDTGADMVTARIEESMIVSLPELPAGQRALSLTGGRGTFEKAFYHLKLCNDERTILYLRLRDKVFRDLRAFLNEGDFCECVIPALQKNYYGGDANPFTTHVNFAHRDYYLKPNSNVAFLLHLAGGMEKMYEISDYFRNGGVDSRHSVPYCALELYAAYFDYEEIRELAWQIFRRIARSVSEWHVRRRTETGEQSGEITQESPAVETTFHRLLSEKCGENADQAGIRALRLRLTGESSDSAADNTGWVYRWMKKELFRGIEGPCAVTDLPAGVSPLIRTQPDRPEFLKRGYIIWGGSNVIEFFEGENDCGTALGRLQEQESGQSGADVRRDYRALEHAFALGIPPYASLTVSLDRMIAIGMGNVPVSTYRMDL
- a CDS encoding spore germination protein encodes the protein MNPANYNLADSHLSNARLSDSLAVNIRQACQIFPVGKSFDLITRDLYLGNTKAWFLGVNGMCKTEVLQEIFSDLQNPTYTRDDTIQDLSRYMASKIGYAQTELAEDWHAIVSAVLSGPCVLFVDGFSAAILLDTRTYPARGISEPDAERVTLGARDGFVETMLFNTNLIRRRIRNPRLTFAIRPVGTDSRTDVAVAYIDGYVDPDLLQKVLDRLDNMRVTSLTMGSKSLEELLVRKRWYHPLPSIQQTQRPDVACSYLTEGNILLLVDNSPAALILPSTVFQFTQSPEDYYKSPVVGSYSRLLRFLCIFISLFLLPSFLLLSSYFPDLADTLSLLPVEETTSGRLFLYTLFAELALNLFQYSAAHSPSSYSGSLSIVGGLILSDVAIDLHWVSLEVMFYAAATMLASLALSSTAFAEGIRCYRLLLLFLTGCFGLWGFLAGCVLITLSVVTTPSFAGKSFFWPLRPFNWQALSTLLFRRPTYKAQPSNVWKRERRKDRDGQS
- a CDS encoding PTS glucose transporter subunit IIA, which codes for MGLLGGIFKKKEMEIGSPAAGRCVSIKSVPDPTFSEEILGKGVAVEPSEGKFYAPADGTVSTLFPTLHAVGITTGNGAEILIHVGLDTVNLKGEHFTAHVETGKQVSKGDLLLEADLKAIADAGYSTVTPVLVCNSTDFKEVTAEEEKDVKPGDCILRIS